Proteins co-encoded in one Garra rufa chromosome 7, GarRuf1.0, whole genome shotgun sequence genomic window:
- the rdh5 gene encoding retinol dehydrogenase 5, which produces MYEYLSNNCTCTYVLGAFVLLWVLVWFYRDNLEITKVSEKHVFVTGCDSGFGHLLCKRLDKRGFRVLAGCLTEKGADDLKRATGPFLKTCILDVTSTASIQKALEWTKTEVGDKGLWGLVNNAGRALPMGPSEWMKIEDFESTLKVNMTGVIEMTINFFPLVKKARGRVVNVASVLGRVAANGGGYCISKFAVESFSDCLRRDIQNFGVKVCIIEPGFFKTQVTSLDPIERELHRLWNQLSPEVKESYGDKYLEKYIKIQRLIMNTICDSDLTKVTSCMEHALLAVHPRTRYSAGWDAKLLWIPLSYMPACVVDIALKLVLPKPAKSV; this is translated from the exons ATGTACGAGTACTTGAG TAACAATTGTACGTGCACATACGTCTTGGGTGCGTTCGTACTCCTATGGGTGCTGGTGTGGTTCTACCGGGACAACCTTGAGATCACCAAGGTCTCTGAGAAACACGTTTTTGTGACCGGTTGTGACTCTGGTTTTGGACATCTACTGTGCAAACGCCTGGACAAACGTGGTTTCCGTGTCCTAGCCGGTTGTCTCACGGAAAAGGGGGCGGATGATCTCAAGAGGGCAACCGGACCTTTCCTGAAGACATGCATTTTGGACGTGACCAGCACAGCCAGCATTCAGAAGGCTTTGGAATGGACCAAAACAGAAGTTGGAGATAAAG GACTTTGGGGTCTCGTGAACAACGCCGGACGTGCGCTTCCCATGGGTCCGTCGGAGTGGATGAAGATAGAAGACTTCGAATCCACGCTCAAGGTCAACATGACTGGCGTGATTGAGATGACCATAAACTTCTTCCCTCTGGTCAAAAAAGCCCGTGGACGGGTGGTGAACGTGGCGTCAGTTTTGGGAAGAGTGGCAGCTAATGGTGGAGGGTACTGCATCTCAAAATTCGCAGTGGAGAGCTTCTCTGATTGTCTCAG GAGGGACATCCAGAATTTTGGGGTCAAGGTATGCATCATCGAACCAGGTTTCTTCAAGACGCAGGTGACCAGCTTGGACCCCATAGAGAGGGAACTTCACCGCCTCTGGAACCAACTGTCCCCTGAAGTCAAGGAGAGTTATGGAGACAAATACTTGGAGAAAT ACATCAAGATCCAGAGGTTGATCATGAACACCATATGCGACTCGGACCTCACTAAAGTGACCAGCTGCATGGAACACGCCCTGCTGGCCGTCCACCCGAGAACACGCTACAGCGCAGGCTGGGATGCCAAGCTCTTGTGGATCCCCTTGTCTTATATGCCCGCTTGCGTTGTAGATATTGCGCTGAAGCTGGTGTTGCCAAAGCCTGCAAAAAGTGTCTAG
- the bloc1s1 gene encoding biogenesis of lysosome-related organelles complex 1 subunit 1: MLSRLLKEHQAKQNERKELQERRRREAIAAATCLTEALVDHLNVGVAQAYVNQRKLDHEVKTLQVQASQFAKQTAQWINMVENFNQALKEIGDVENWARSIEMDMRTISTALEYVHKGPVQPTSS, from the exons ATGCTCTCCCGTTTATTAAAAGAGCACCAAGCGAAACAAAACGAAAGGAAAGAGTTGCAAG AACGACGAAGACGAGAGGCCATAGCAGCTGCAACATGTTTAACAGAAGCCCTGGTGGACCATCTCAATGTAGG GGTGGCACAGGCGTACGTCAACCAGCGCAAACTGGACCATGAGGTGAAGACGCTTCAGGTTCAGGCCAGTCAGTTTGCCAAGCAGACGGCGCAGTGGATCAACATGGTGGAGAACTTCAACCAGGCCTTAAAA GAAATCGGAGATGTGGAGAACTGGGCGCGAAGTATCGAGATGGACATGCGGACAATCTCGACAGCTCTGGAATATGTGCACAAAGGCCCGGTTCAGCCCACGTCCTCATGA